From the Hyphomicrobium sp. ghe19 genome, one window contains:
- a CDS encoding NepR family anti-sigma factor: MQAPLPVELQGQIGQRLREAYIELINEPVPDRFVALLQKLKQHEDKQLEEKSKEESRDEK; this comes from the coding sequence ATGCAGGCACCGCTACCGGTGGAGCTTCAGGGTCAGATAGGGCAGCGCTTAAGGGAAGCCTATATCGAACTCATCAACGAGCCTGTCCCGGATCGGTTCGTTGCGCTTCTGCAAAAACTCAAACAGCACGAGGACAAGCAGCTCGAGGAGAAGAGCAAGGAGGAGAGTCGTGACGAAAAGTGA
- a CDS encoding sigma-70 family RNA polymerase sigma factor, which produces MTKSDDDLEALLIGAVPNLRAFANSLCGDPTRADDLVQDTLVKAWSNLDGFEKGSNLKAWLFTILRNTYFSELRKRRREVEDADGAMAERMSVLPEQHVHMDLVDFKKAFNVLSDDQKEVLLLVGAEGFSYEEAAEITNAAVGTVKSRVNRARVALNKALGFEVGENFNSNSEFVGVARAVVSRG; this is translated from the coding sequence GTGACGAAAAGTGACGACGATCTGGAAGCTCTTTTGATCGGGGCTGTTCCCAATCTGCGTGCATTTGCGAATTCGCTTTGCGGCGATCCAACGCGTGCCGACGATCTGGTGCAGGATACGCTCGTCAAGGCTTGGTCCAATCTCGACGGATTCGAGAAAGGCTCGAACCTGAAAGCGTGGCTGTTCACGATCCTCCGCAACACCTATTTTTCCGAACTTCGCAAACGTCGCCGCGAGGTCGAGGATGCGGACGGCGCAATGGCGGAGCGCATGTCCGTTCTGCCGGAGCAGCACGTCCATATGGATCTCGTCGATTTCAAGAAAGCGTTCAACGTCCTCAGCGACGATCAGAAGGAAGTCTTGCTGCTCGTTGGTGCGGAAGGTTTCTCATACGAAGAAGCGGCCGAAATCACCAATGCTGCAGTCGGCACGGTGAAAAGTCGCGTCAACCGCGCCCGCGTGGCTCTGAACAAGGCCCTCGGGTTTGAGGTCGGCGAAAATTTCAATTCCAATAGCGAGTTCGTCGGTGTTGCGCGAGCGGTGGTTAGCCGGGGTTAA
- a CDS encoding response regulator, whose product MSIAESIAPHLPYLRRYARSLTGSQQSGDNYVAAVLETLIADSDAFDRSIAPRVALYRTFTKVWNSLAVNRVSDDMRQLDKPLAERRLDSITPLPRQAFLLVSVEGFSTAEAAQVLDVTPAHVTELLQLAGAEIAEQLSADVLIIEDEPLIAMDLEALVVDIGHRVQGVARTHQEAVAEVAKKAPSLVLADIHLADGSSGLEAVNEILETISVPVIFITAFPERLLTGTKPEPVFLITKPFEPAVVKAMISQSLFFGLRSKKSGQRAA is encoded by the coding sequence ATGTCGATAGCCGAATCCATAGCTCCCCATTTGCCGTATTTGCGCCGGTATGCGCGATCGCTCACGGGCAGCCAGCAATCCGGCGACAACTACGTCGCGGCGGTGCTCGAAACATTGATTGCGGATTCCGATGCGTTCGACAGATCGATCGCGCCGCGCGTCGCGCTTTATCGCACTTTCACTAAAGTTTGGAATTCGCTCGCCGTAAACCGTGTGTCGGATGACATGCGCCAGCTCGACAAGCCTCTGGCAGAGCGGCGGCTCGATTCGATTACGCCCCTTCCGAGACAGGCCTTCCTTCTTGTCTCTGTGGAAGGATTTTCAACGGCGGAAGCTGCTCAGGTTCTCGACGTTACTCCCGCGCACGTGACGGAGCTCTTACAGCTGGCCGGTGCGGAAATCGCGGAGCAACTCTCCGCAGACGTGCTGATCATCGAGGACGAGCCGCTGATTGCGATGGATCTCGAAGCGCTGGTCGTCGATATCGGCCATCGTGTGCAGGGTGTCGCGAGGACCCATCAGGAAGCCGTCGCGGAAGTCGCAAAGAAGGCGCCGTCTCTGGTTCTCGCAGACATTCATCTGGCGGATGGAAGTTCGGGGCTCGAGGCCGTGAATGAAATTCTCGAGACGATCAGCGTTCCCGTTATTTTTATTACCGCATTCCCCGAGCGGTTGCTCACGGGCACCAAGCCGGAACCGGTGTTCCTCATAACCAAGCCGTTCGAGCCTGCTGTCGTGAAGGCGATGATCAGCCAATCGCTGTTCTTCGGGCTTCGATCGAAGAAATCCGGTCAACGTGCCGCGTGA
- a CDS encoding PRC-barrel domain-containing protein — translation MNKLTLSRAFLIAGLAVAPVAINSSAQALSFVKTQSTGEQSTSSLIGLRVENTAGDKLGDINYLVLDEAGKISTAVIGVGGFLGVGEKNVGIPYNELKFSDKDGTRVAVIEASKDNLSSAPNYVWTENSSAKKPAGATQTPSQSQ, via the coding sequence ATGAACAAATTGACCTTGAGCCGTGCTTTCCTGATCGCAGGACTTGCTGTCGCGCCCGTAGCGATCAATTCGTCGGCACAGGCCCTTTCGTTCGTCAAAACGCAATCCACTGGCGAGCAGAGCACCTCGAGCCTTATCGGATTGCGCGTCGAGAACACGGCTGGCGATAAGCTGGGAGATATCAACTATCTCGTTCTCGACGAGGCAGGAAAGATCAGCACCGCGGTGATCGGCGTCGGCGGCTTTCTAGGCGTCGGAGAAAAGAACGTCGGCATTCCCTACAATGAACTGAAGTTCTCCGACAAGGACGGCACTCGCGTCGCCGTCATCGAAGCCAGCAAGGATAACCTGTCCAGCGCGCCTAACTACGTCTGGACCGAAAATTCCTCGGCGAAAAAGCCGGCTGGCGCTACGCAAACCCCATCACAATCGCAATAA